The Oryza sativa Japonica Group chromosome 11, ASM3414082v1 DNA window TTTGCAGAACTCTCCATTCACGTGCCTCAATGCTGCGGTAACACCAGCTGGTGGATATCATATGATCTTATTGTACAAGGGACAAAAGTCTGTTAGGCTGCTCTTCAGGGACTCGGACGGATATCTTGTTGCTGTTGAAGATGACTTGGGTTCTTGGTACGGTTCAAAGATATACCAGAGCTACCATTCATTAATTCAGCTGAAATGAAAATGGAATCAGGCTATGGAGACATGGAGACGAGTGAAAAGTAAGGATATCAAAACTCTGTTTCCTCTAGCGTGTTACAATCATATTTCATCTGTTCCATATGTTCTTTTCTAGATTCAAGTTGCAATCCTATCCTGAAGCTCATTACCTCTATTGTGTATTTCAGACCAGTCACCGTGGGCCCGAAAGCTTTGAATGATCTCTTCTATCGTCTTTTGAAGTATGACAACAATGCAACCCTTGGCAGTCAGACTCTTGAATTGCAAATGAAAGCACTGTACCGAGCATGCTTAATGTTTGGTGAGGGTCCGAGAATCCGTCATGTAAGAAGGTTTGTACAAACAATCCATCTGAATATGATTATCTTGAATAGCAATTATAGCATACTGATATTATTACTATTGCCTCTTGTATTGCTTGATAGGTTTGTGTCGAAAAGATTCAAGGTATTCATGGATCTGGAGTTTCCAAGTGATCTGTGGAAGCTTGTCCACAACTGGGGCCATGTGTCTAAGTACATCATCTTCTGCTACGACAACAACATGCTAGAGGCACCACAAGTGGACAATGCTGAGTACATGTCACACATGAGGATTATGTCTTTCATCGAGATCCAGGGTCAAAGAACCATCTACACCCCCACAGATGCAGCTGGACCAGGTGGGGCCCTCCTCCTGGTGAAGGCAAATTAATCATTCGCTCGGGCTTCATGTTGCACGAATTGTGTAACCACTTCAACCAAAGCCATACCGCACGCGACAACATTGCACAGTTCGCACTGCAGCCTGACCTGAAGTTCATGAACTGCATTTATGGCCAGGAAACTGTATATGAAAGTTAAACTGTTCTGAACTAGAGTTGCTTGTTTTCGATGGTTTGGATGTAAAGTGCACCACTTGCTATGTTCTACCACGTTAGTGTAGCACCAGTCCAGTGATATGGATCATCAATGTTTGATCCTGCTCCCTCTAAACCAAATTGGTGTTTGACCATATTTGATTTTTCACATCACTGCTACTTTGTGGAGTATTCACTACCACGACCTGCGTAAATTGTCAGGTTTACTCAGGCATTGTATGATGCAACGAATAATGGTATTCTT harbors:
- the LOC4350730 gene encoding uncharacterized protein — its product is MKMESGYGDMETSEKPVTVGPKALNDLFYRLLKYDNNATLGSQTLELQMKALYRACLMFGEGPRIRHVRRFVSKRFKVFMDLEFPSDLWKLVHNWGHVSKYIIFCYDNNMLEAPQVDNAEYMSHMRIMSFIEIQGQRTIYTPTDAAGPGGALLLVKAN